A single window of Nakaseomyces glabratus chromosome G, complete sequence DNA harbors:
- the TEL2 gene encoding Tel2p (CAGL0G07755g~Ortholog(s) have telomeric DNA binding activity, role in protein localization to chromosome, telomere maintenance via telomerase and ASTRA complex, nuclear chromosome, telomeric region localization), translating to MGNGLEEYKKLTTQLEVDELVTTLDTVFQEKDSLTNIDVILTVIKYVVSHHQVMPKSVILKLNWFFAHSLIGFSQLIKFGSDIDAKQSEQLIYIEYVTQFLKSSTTYLQNYLIECTENRTKELILKRTFTGSTVFNFVKGKLNPLEYIELLNNQLVFALDKLDSRSGDFHKYLGNHIASLCDFHNIFAPDVILSKTFLIKQERLETLSLFMKKTSEYTRYKIGIKYLLPYLDKVCSDTNAQLVHHILGTLGIGKLILVQDIFRLNSFTLQKTILAILDSKKIDSVMDFLLMKFHSIEYESDNNTCQLIVTILKNHLNDSGKIKVCHSDQFLNAITKRLSDQDKIIRERSMYIAKIASNHKIDYESDFTIDIGKSIAHENYEVPESDWSLILNSVNSNVNTNSSDTNISTSTHALEALNLDDSDDEEDEEGDQLKYVFLKDLTAALENKSQRGLTNILKNTVKLVRQKKLFRSEVAYYAGAMIRNIVILNNDLDEKQFEELRVNALVSILVVVPEKIDELLKMLFTAELSLQQRLSLLLSVSMSARELRGYDDKQILKPQFDFPTSMLPWDRRQENNRIEEIDDNGSDNTSGGKVLWKSSKLTKNTEEINNRFREYASKFFYPLANGWLNGIDLGTFDKLFKTYYLSTLKTVYNCAYLVHDFEDMTTTMDTILQDAVNNNIPLELQ from the coding sequence ATGGGTAATGGATTAGAAGAGTACAAGAAACTTACTACCCAACTAGAAGTGGATGAGCTGGTTACCACACTGGATACTGTCTTTCAGGAGAAGGACAGTTTGACAAATATAGATGTGATCCTCACAGTTATCAAGTATGTTGTTTCACACCATCAAGTAATGCCTAAATCTGTTATCCTGAAGTTGAATTGGTTTTTTGCACATTCATTAATTGGCTTTTCACAATTAATAAAGTTTGGATCGGACATTGATGCTAAGCAAAGCGAGCAGTTGATATATATTGAATATGTGACACAATTCTTAAAGTCTTCTACCACTTATTTACAGAATTATTTGATCGAATGTACGGAGAATAGAACTAAGGAGTTGATATTAAAAAGAACTTTCACAGGAAGTACTGTCTTCAATTTTGTTAAAGGGAAACTAAACCCATTGGAATACATTGAACTGCTGAATAACCAATTAGTCTTTGCACTTGATAAATTGGATTCAAGATCTGGTGATTTTCATAAATATTTGGGCAATCATATTGCATCACTTTGCGACtttcataatatttttgcGCCTGATGTAATACTATCTAAGACGTTCCTTATAAAGCAAGAACGATTAGAAACTCTTTCTCTATTTATGAAAAAGACATCAGAATATACCAGGTATAAAATAGGGATAAAGTATCTTCTCCCATATCTTGACAAGGTATGTTCGGATACCAATGCACAATTGGTACATCATATATTAGGTACTCTAGGAATCGGTAAACTAATACTGGTACAAGACATATTTAGGCTGAATAGTTTTACCTTACAGAAAACTATACTTGCGATCCTagattcaaagaaaatagatTCCGTTATGGATTTTTTGCTGATGAAATTTCATAGTATTGAATATGAATCTGATAACAATACTTGCCAGTTGATTGTAACAATTCTAAAGAACCATCTAAATGACTCTGGTAAAATAAAAGTGTGTCATTCTGATCAGTTTCTAAATGCTATAACGAAGAGACTGAGTGATCAAGATAAAATAATCCGGGAAAGATCAATGTACATTGCAAAAATAGCCAGTAATCATAAAATTGACTATGAATCTGATTTTACTATTGATATCGGAAAATCTATAGCTCATGAAAACTATGAAGTTCCAGAATCAGATTGGTCTCTCATATTGAATTCAGTTAATTCCAATGTCAATACTAATTCTTCAGATACGAATATATCTACCAGCACACATGCCTTAGAGGCATTGAATCTTGATGatagtgatgatgaagaagatgaggaagGGGATCAACTAAAATATGTTTTCTTGAAGGATCTCACTGCAGCCTTAGAAAACAAATCTCAAAGAGGATTAACAAATATACTGAAGAACACTGTAAAATTAGTTAGACAGAAAAAATTGTTCCGCTCAGAAGTTGCATATTATGCAGGTGCAATGATTAGAAATATAGTGATTCTAAACAATGACTTGGATGAGAAGCAATTTGAGGAGTTAAGAGTTAATGCACTTGTCAGTATTCTTGTAGTGGTCCCAGAGAAAATCGACGAATTGTTGAAGATGTTATTTACAGCTGAACTTTCATTGCAACAGCGGTTATCTTTGTTACTATCTGTGTCAATGTCTGCGCGGGAGTTACGTGGGTACGATGATAAGCAGATACTAAAGCCACAGTTTGATTTTCCTACATCTATGCTGCCTTGGGACCGGagacaagaaaataatcGTATTGAAGAGATTGATGACAATGGTTCAGATAACACAAGCGGGGGTAAAGTGCTATGGAAGTCCAGTAAACTGACTAAAAATACCGAAGAAATCAATAACAGGTTCCGTGAATACGCATCCAAATTTTTCTATCCATTAGCCAACGGATGGCTGAATGGAATTGATCTCGGTACCTTCGACAAATTGTTCAAAACTTATTACTTGAGCACATTGAAAACTGTATATAATTGTGCATATCTAGTGCACGACTTCGAAGACATGACCACCACAATGGATACAATACTGCAAGATGCTGTCAACAATAATATCCCCTTAGAATTGCAATAA
- the GTF1 gene encoding glutamyl-tRNA(Gln) amidotransferase subunit F (CAGL0G07821g~Ortholog(s) have glutaminyl-tRNA synthase (glutamine-hydrolyzing) activity, role in glutaminyl-tRNAGln biosynthesis via transamidation and glutamyl-tRNA(Gln) amidotransferase complex, mitochondrion localization) — MSRFMIRAVFFRRYTAATVGKPFRNVAEVKQYLAKQTWSIDEILHGEDTGKAAKQGVPTEEEVRKLLALCAFPVEDADLQNSKRILVKQLSFINKLHETSVDDQDKNLDENYARLLPRQNKALTYDDLLKKIDGIKQDEATGEPTGSWDSTGLAKMRKDNYFIVRQGLLKNRK, encoded by the coding sequence ATGAGCCGATTTATGATTAGAGCAGTATTTTTTAGGCGGTACACTGCTGCAACCGTTGGTAAACCGTTCCGAAACGTTGCTGAAGTGAAGCAGTACTTGGCCAAACAGACGTGgtcaattgatgaaatacTCCATGGAGAAGACACAGGTAAAGCAGCAAAACAAGGTGTGCCTACAGAGGAAGAAGTGCGGAAACTCCTAGCACTCTGTGCATTTCCTGTAGAGGATGCCGATTTACAGAACAGCAAACGGATATTAGTTAAACAGTTGTCATTTATAAACAAACTACATGAAACGTCTGTTGACGACCAGGATAAGAACCTGGATGAAAATTATGCCAGGTTGTTGCCACGTCAAAACAAAGCTCTTACATATGACGATttgctgaagaagatagATGGTATCAAACAAGATGAAGCGACTGGTGAACCAACTGGAAGTTGGGATAGCACAGGATTAGCAAAAATGAGGAAAGATAACTATTTTATAGTAAGGCAAGGTCTATTGAAGAACCGAAAATAA
- the PCP1 gene encoding rhomboid protease PCP1 (CAGL0G07799g~Ortholog(s) have serine-type endopeptidase activity, role in regulation of mitochondrion organization, signal peptide processing and mitochondrial inner membrane localization), producing the protein MFLSVGLRSNPVKLSFFRFSSIKCSKPLGSALTIRSLSNKCISSSPIHSQLSNIISKRNFSNGKFSLRGSWESIFKDNGSDRYTRLNRFQQFQRNSGNSNSLGVITAFGVGAMAVIYFISPYLFNIVPPFTYFKHNPKDLVYAILGTNLLVFGMWRIPQCWRFLQKYMLLQKDHMASKWAIVGSAFSHQEFWHLGMNMLALWSFGTSLASILGTANFFSLYMNSAIAGSLFSLWYPRIAKLMMIGPSLGASGALFGVFGSFAYLFPQAKILLFVFPIPGGAWVAFLGSVAWNLAGCVLRWGSFDYAAHLGGSLMGIAYGWYISTLMKKRRERRIKSVSKWV; encoded by the coding sequence ATGTTTTTGTCTGTGGGCCTACGATCAAATCCGGTAAAGTTATCCTTCTTTCGATTTAGTTCTATCAAGTGCAGCAAGCCACTAGGAAGTGCATTAACAATAAGGTCATTATCCAATAAATGCATATCAAGTTCACCGATACATAGTCAGCTTTccaatataatatcaaagaGGAACTTTTCTAATGGGAAGTTTTCACTTAGAGGAAGCTGGGAAAGTATATTCAAAGATAATGGGAGTGATAGATACACAAGATTGAATAGGTTCCAACAATTTCAGAGGAACAGTGGTAACTCCAACTCCTTAGGGGTAATAACAGCATTCGGTGTTGGTGCTATGGCAGTTATTTACTTTATCTCGCCGTACCTATTTAATATAGTGCCACCGTTCACTTATTTTAAGCATAATCCCAAAGATCTTGTTTATGCTATCCTAGGAACAAACTTATTGGTGTTTGGTATGTGGCGTATTCCTCAATGTTGGAGATTCTTACAGAAATACATGTTGTTGCAAAAGGATCATATGGCAAGCAAGTGGGCAATAGTTGGAAGTGCATTTTCTCATCAAGAGTTTTGGCATCTCGGTATGAATATGTTGGCATTATGGTCATTCGGTACCTCATTAGCTAGCATACTTGGTACAGCAAACTTTTTCTCCCTGTATATGAATAGTGCCATCGCTGGTTCTCTGTTCTCGCTTTGGTATCCTCGGATTGCCAAACTAATGATGATAGGCCCAAGTTTGGGTGCCAGTGGTGCTTTATTCGGTGTATTTGGTAGTTTTGCTTATTTATTTCCACAGGCAAAAATTCTACTGTTTGTGTTTCCTATACCCGGAGGAGCATGGGTCGCCTTTCTAGGATCGGTGGCATGGAACTTAGCCGGCTGTGTATTGAGGTGGGGATCATTCGACTATGCTGCTCACTTAGGTGGTTCCTTGATGGGTATTGCGTACGGATGGTATATAAGCACactaatgaagaagagaagggAGCGTCGGATCAAAAGTGTTTCCAAATGGGTGTGA
- the MDR1 gene encoding GTPase-activating protein MDR1 (CAGL0G07777g~Ortholog(s) have GTPase activator activity, role in intracellular protein transport and cell division site, cytosol localization), with the protein MSFFDSIKSKIVDSFIPLLSRDEKFRQEFKLPDGETIIDDLNADVAFAHVHSKMAKYDRQKLNSGDTGSAVQYAFPGKIMMTEHYLVFKDGYDGESCVMVLNISAIKRVERSTSNAYSFVLLVTLYSGSQILIQFVSLRHRSENFCERLKKNLRSNIPNAKRLKSFLDTCYSEYLIYKNVLRVEDIKPPRAGLGQQYKYPGSPSIQREKAKLRLWFEYFKDNGTNLSLVRNHTFKKLIRVGVPNRLRGEIWEYCSGSIYLRYQNPDEYQKLLTENAGKTSQAIDEIEKDLKRSLPEYSAYQTTEGIQRLRNVLTAYSWKNPDVGYCQAMNIVVAGLLIYMSEEQAFWCLNNICDLYVPGYYSKTMYGTLLDQKVFEAFVEDRMPNLWDYIVEHDIQLSIISLPWFLSLFFTSMPIEYAVRIMDLFFCNGPRTLFQVALAVLKLNGEEILSADDDGMFIAIIKNYFQNLGKSAHPNSKEPKIREITNFQELLVTAFKEFDVITESQIAQERHKHQKDVFQNIETFVKRTQIRHMPKTYNLSDKNLGNIYDLYYQSVETHKISLGTGSSNMDLESFVQFIKKVCNWAKDSQSDLDPSFRQQKSEFLKRLFNRWDSAKVGELTLNDVVEGLDHLLSRDMLESINYFFSLYDKDGDGQLDKDEVLQLSEGLLLLTDPWKNGSFVDLLTKKKIEDDIAEKLVQENGEKVITMDEISLPSGVTIDEEKYKAEQSERYLKAASNFLQRAFEYAKSIELDSAVNLIDLSDDESEGSDEDVKIKKKKKFEAIMANPALDPSHPKVLDLATFRMIILADETYELFFSETLRDSIRIDEGNESNNYRTKALRNMFDGILADGKRVAEQVRRRVDSVATRSSISSNDGPTSQLSATNEMLPSADDRADDVDDFTQETGEEQHELLNETLLDIDDDMKSSNNNQQDKRISEMPKLDSKNADLVEFEAD; encoded by the coding sequence ATGTCTTTCTTTGATAGTATAAAATCCAAAATTGTGGATAGTTTCATACCATTGTTGAGTAGGGATGAGAAATTCAGGCAGGAGTTCAAATTGCCGGATGGTGAGACTATAATCGATGACCTAAATGCAGATGTAGCATTTGCACATGTGCATAGTAAAATGGCCAAGTATGATAGACAGAAGCTGAACTCTGGTGATACTGGAAGTGCAGTGCAGTATGCTTTTCCTGGTAAGATCATGATGACGGAGCATTACCTGGTGTTCAAAGATGGATATGATGGTGAATCATGTGTTATGGTCTTGAACATCTCAGCAATCAAAAGGGTAGAGAGATCGACCTCTAATGCTTATTCTTTTGTGTTGTTGGTTACCCTTTATTCTGGCTCTCAGATATTGATCCAGTTTGTAAGTTTGAGACATAGATCAGAAAACTTTTGTGAAAGGTTGAAAAAGAATCTAAGGTCAAATATACCAAATGCTAAACGATTAAAGTCTTTTCTAGATACTTGTTATTCAGAGTATTTGATTTATAAAAATGTACTACGCGTTGAAGATATCAAACCGCCTAGAGCCGGACTGGGACAGCAGTACAAGTATCCTGGAAGTCCTTCAattcaaagagaaaaagcaAAGTTGAGACTTTGGTTCGAGTATTTCAAAGACAATGGAACTAATTTATCACTGGTGAGAAACCATACTTTCAAAAAACTGATACGTGTTGGTGTGCCGAATCGTCTTAGGGGTGAAATATGGGAATACTGTTCAGGTTCTATTTACCTGAGATATCAGAATCCCGATGAGTATCAAAAGCTACTTACTGAAAATGCAGGGAAGACTTCCCAGGCGATAGATgagattgaaaaagatTTAAAGAGATCCTTACCCGAATACTCAGCCTATCAGACCACAGAAGGTATTCAAAGATTGAGAAATGTTTTGACCGCCTATTCATGGAAAAATCCTGACGTCGGATATTGTCAGGCGATGAATATTGTTGTGGCAGGTTTATTAATTTACATGTCAGAAGAGCAGGCTTTTTGGTGTTTAAATAATATCTGTGATTTATACGTACCAGgttattattcaaaaacGATGTATGGTACACTGTTAGATCAGAAGGTTTTTGAGGCGTTTGTTGAAGATCGGATGCCTAATCTGTGGGATTATATAGTTGAACATGATATTCAATTATCAATCATTTCCCTGCCATggtttctttctttgtttttcaCATCGATGCCTATAGAATACGCTGTCAGAATTATGGATTTGTTCTTTTGTAACGGACCGAGAACATTATTTCAAGTTGCACTGGCGGTGTTAAAATTAAATGGAGAGGAAATCCTCTCTGCGGATGATGATGGTATGTTCATTGCCATAATTAAAAACTATTTCCAGAATTTAGGTAAAAGTGCTCATCCAAACTCCAAGGAACCAAAAATAAGAGAAATAACAAACTTTCAGGAACTTCTTGTCACAGCCTTCAAAGAATTCGATGTTATTACTGAATCACAAATTGCGCAAGAAAGACATAAGCATCAAAAAGATGTTTTTCAAAACATCGAAACTTTTGTAAAGCGAACACAGATTCGTCATATGCCAAAAACCTACAACTTGTCTGACAAGAATTTAGGAAATATTTATGACTTATATTACCAGAGTGTTGAAACACATAAAATTAGTTTAGGTACTGGATCATCTAATATGGACTTAGAGTCCTTTGTTCAATTCATAAAAAAGGTGTGCAACTGGGCAAAGGATTCTCAGAGCGATCTAGACCCATCCTTCAGACAGCAAAAAAGCGAATTTCTTAAAAGATTATTCAATAGGTGGGACTCTGCCAAAGTTGGTGAACTTACTTTGAATGATGTTGTGGAAGGTTTGGATCATTTACTATCTCGCGATATGCTTGAatcaataaattatttcttttcactATACGATAAAGATGGTGATGGTCAGTTAGATAAGGATGAGGTCTTACAATTATCTGAAGGTCTTTTATTGTTAACTGATCCTTGGAAGAATGGCAGTTTTGTTGATTTAttgacaaagaaaaagatagAGGACGATATTGCCGAAAAATTGGTTCAAGAAAATGGAGAGAAGGTCATAACCATGGATGAAATTTCATTACCCTCAGGTGTCactattgatgaagaaaaatacaaGGCCGAGCAGTCAGAAAGGTACTTAAAAGCTGCAAGTAATTTCTTACAGAGGGCATTTGAATATGCAAAGTCGATTGAGCTTGATAGTGCAGTCAATCTGATAGATTTATCTGATGATGAGTCCGAAGGATCCGATGAAGatgtaaaaataaagaagaagaagaaatttgaGGCGATCATGGCTAACCCTGCTTTAGACCCTTCACATCCTAAAGTGCTGGATTTAGCAACTTTTAGAATGATTATACTAGCCGATGAAACATATGagctatttttttcagagACCCTAAGAGACTCTATAAGGATTGATGAAGGTAATGAAAGCAATAATTACAGAACCAAAGCCTTGAGGAATATGTTTGATGGTATACTAGCGGATGGTAAAAGGGTTGCAGAACAAGTACGTCGTCGTGTTGACTCAGTAGCCACTAGATCAAGTATTAGTTCAAATGATGGACCTACATCCCAACTTTCTGCAACTAATGAAATGCTACCTAGTGCTGATGATAGAGCCGACGATGTTGATGACTTCACACAAGAAACAGGTGAAGAGCAGCATGAATTACTCAATGAAACTCTActagatattgatgatgatatgAAAAGTTCCAATAATAACCAACAGGATAAAAGGATTAGTGAAATGCCAAAATTGGACTCTAAGAATGCCGATCTGGTAGAGTTTGAAGCCGATTAA
- the HEL1 gene encoding E3 ubiquitin-protein ligase HEL1 (CAGL0G07733g~Has domain(s) with predicted metal ion binding, zinc ion binding activity) — translation MTEEEVNFIYDDDEDEDDTMIMYENNGGVGINSTQDDLVSISKSKSLVSQSSEFDIDEDYSGDDLEYDELLSVPITHENKKSLNNGSVPNLQYECLTTQDIFQKMLNRVHHIQPILAIPTEDILTLLQHFDWNEERLLEAWTDRMDELLLEVGIHMDENKSSKCREIILKEDFLCLICCESKSTETFSMECGHEYCVDCYRHYIKDKLHGGSVITCMNCSLALRHDDIDRIMGNDFSAKLMESSIKSFVQKHNRNYKWCPFADCKCIIYLKDMSSLPEYTRLHYSPFVLCTSDHRFCFNCGFEVHAPGDCKITNAWVRKAKKESENLNWVLSHTKECPECSVNIEKSGGCNHMVCSSCKYEFCWICEKAWAPHGKNFFQCTMYKNDDSRNKSTDENAKNLKKYTFYYRVFNEHEVSAKLDWRLGQTIGHKVRDLQEKIGISWIEGQFLTEALKTLSEGRTALKWSFALAYYADPSHNLTKIFVDNQGLLSKAVEDLSELLQIKNADSIMKKKLDFYNKAGYVENRTLALLQCGRDLLCKGICKVTE, via the coding sequence ATGACAGAGGAAGAGGTtaattttatatatgaCGATGACGAAGATGAGGACGATACCATGATTATGTATGAGAATAATGGGGGCGTTGGTATTAATTCTACCCAAGATGACTTAGTATCTATTTCCAAGTCCAAATCTCTAGTTAGCCAGAGTTCAGAGTTTGATATAGATGAAGACTATAGTGGCGATGACTTAGAGTATGATGAACTCCTGTCTGTTCCAATAACacatgaaaataaaaaatcgTTGAACAATGGTAGTGTACCAAATTTACAATACGAGTGTTTAACTACCCAGGACATCTTCCAGAAAATGCTAAATAGAGTACATCATATCCAACCCATCCTGGCTATACCGACAGAGGACATTTTAACCCTTTTGCAACACTTTGATTGGAATGAGGAAAGATTACTAGAAGCTTGGACTGATAGAATGGATGAGCTTTTACTAGAGGTTGGCATACATATGGATGAGAATAAAAGCAGCAAGTGTAGAGAAATTATTCTAAAGGAAGACTTTTTATGCTTAATATGCTGTGAATCAAAATCTACAGAGACATTCTCAATGGAATGTGGACATGAATACTGTGTTGATTGCTATCGACATTACATCAAAGACAAGCTTCATGGTGGTAGTGTGATAACTTGTATGAATTGCTCCTTAGCATTGAGACACGATGATATAGATAGAATAATGGGTAATGACTTCAGTGCAAAGCTAATGGAGTCGTCAATAAAAAGCTTTGTTCAGAAACATAACAGAAACTACAAGTGGTGTCCATTTGCCGACTGTaaatgtattatatatCTTAAGGATATGTCCTCACTACCAGAATACACGAGATTGCATTACTCACCTTTTGTATTGTGCACCTCAGACCATCGGTTTTGTTTCAATTGTGGCTTTGAAGTACATGCACCAGGTGACTGTAAGATTACCAATGCATGGGTTAGAAAAGCTAAGAAAGAATCAGAAAATTTAAACTGGGTATTGTCTCACACCAAAGAATGTCCTGAATGTTCTGTAAATATTGAGAAAAGTGGAGGTTGTAATCATATGGTCTGTTCGAGTTGTAAATATGAATTTTGTTGGATTTGCGAGAAAGCATGGGCTCCTCACGGGAAAAACTTCTTTCAGTGCACAATGTATAAGAATGACGATAGCAGAAATAAATCCACTGATGAAAATGCTAAAAAcctgaaaaaatatacatttTATTATAGAGTTTTCAATGAACATGAAGTATCTGCAAAACTGGACTGGAGATTAGGACAAACAATAGGTCATAAAGTTAGGGATCTACAGGAAAAAATCGGGATATCTTGGATTGAAGGTCAGTTTTTAACCGAAGCTTTAAAAACGCTGAGTGAAGGAAGAACAGCACTTAAATGGTCATTTGCTCTTGCATACTACGCCGACCCTTCTCATAatttaacaaaaatatttgttgatAACCAGGGTTTGCTTTCGAAAGCAGTTGAAGATTTATCGGAACTGCTGCAAATCAAAAACGCCGACTCtataatgaagaagaaattggatTTCTACAATAAAGCTGGCTATGTTGAAAATAGAACATTAGCACTTTTACAATGTGGGCGTGACCTACTCTGTAAAGGAATATGTAAAGTTACTGAATGA
- the NOP7 gene encoding mRNA-binding ribosome synthesis protein NOP7 (CAGL0G07843g~Ortholog(s) have mRNA binding activity): protein MRVKKRNVRGNAKNFITRSQAVRKLQISLADFRRLCIFKGIYPREPKNKKKANKGSTAPTTFYYAKDIQYLMHEPVLAKFREHKTFARKLTRALGRGEVSSAKKLEENRSTYKLDHIIKERYPSFPDAVRDIDDALNMLFLFANLPATNQISSRVIRDAQVICNQWLAYVAKERLIRKVFVSIKGIYYQANVKGEEVRWVIPFKFPENIPSDIDFRIMMTFLEFYSTLLHFVLFKLYTDSGLVYPPKIDVEQDKILSGINAYILESQEETSVLNAEVPSDAPDKEAQSIDTKTLAQAMKADSKDKDDNSNDEAPENVEDVELDEFEDHNKNKGDILAQPSKFSSPTATLFEDFVFYVGREVPIEAIEFLILSCGGKVISEAAMDQIEGNTEFDLSKVTHQIVDRPVLKHKVAGRTYIQPQWVFDCINKGELLSANLYLPGVSLPPHLSPWGDALGYDPTKEVESEDESSDSSEESDSEIENEEEDTKPAAITNEDDDEDVEELAAQKELELEASGIAYSKAKDEGLHDDVASKKKRKVTDEDEEEKKLKMIMMSNKQRKLYKKMKYSNQQKEDKIEELKKKKKQLAKKEKTLKKVEKK, encoded by the coding sequence ATGAGAGTTAAGAAGAGAAATGTTAGAGGTAATGCCAAGAATTTCATAACGAGATCCCAAGCTGTGCGTAAGTTGCAGATTTCTCTAGCTGATTTCAGAAGGCTTTGTATTTTCAAAGGTATCTATCCTAGAGAgccaaaaaataagaagaagGCTAACAAAGGCTCCACTGCCCCAACTACTTTCTATTATGCCAAAgatattcaatatttgatgCATGAGCCTGTGTTGGCTAAGTTCAGAGAGCACAAGACATTTGCTAGGAAATTGACTAGAGCTCTTGGAAGAGGTGAAGTCTCCTCTGCGAAGAAGCTAGAAGAGAACAGAAGTACATACAAACTGGATCACATTATCAAGGAACGTTACCCAAGTTTCCCAGACGCTGTCagagatattgatgatgcaCTAAACATGTTATTCCTGTTTGCCAATCTACCAGCAACAAACCAAATTTCATCCAGAGTTATTAGAGATGCGCAAGTTATCTGTAACCAATGGTTAGCCTATGTGGCAAAGGAGAGGCTTATCCGTAAAGTTTTCGTCTCTATCAAGGGTATCTACTATCAAGCTAACGTTAAAGGTGAAGAAGTTAGATGGGTCATTCCATTCAAGTTCCCAGAAAACATCCCAAGTGATATCGATTTCAGAATTATGATGACATTTTTGGAATTCTACTCTACCCTACTTCATTTTGTTCTGTTCAAGCTGTACACTGACAGTGGATTGGTATATCCACCAAAGATCGATGTCGAACAAGATAAGATCTTGAGTGGTATCAACGCTTATATATTGGAAAGTCAAGAAGAAACCAGTGTGTTGAATGCAGAGGTGCCATCAGATGCTCCAGATAAAGAAGCACAGTCCATTGACACCAAGACACTTGCACAAGCAATGAAGGCTGACAGTAAGGATAAAGATGACAACTCTAACGATGAAGCACCAGAAAACGTTGAAGATGTTGAATTGGATGAATTTGAAGACCATAACAAGAACAAGGGTGATATTTTGGCCCAGCCAAGTAAATTCAGCTCTCCAACAGCAACTCTATTCGAAGATTTTGTATTCTACGTCGGTAGAGAGGTACCAATCGAAGctattgaatttttgattttatccTGTGGTGGTAAAGTCATCAGTGAGGCTGCCATGGATCAAATTGAAGGTAACACTGAATTTGACCTAAGTAAAGTAACTCACCAAATTGTCGATAGACCAGTTCTGAAGCATAAAGTTGCTGGCAGAACTTACATCCAACCACAATGGGTGTTTGACTGTATAAATAAAGGTGAACTCTTATCAGCTAATCTATATTTGCCTGGTGTTAGCTTACCACCACATCTAAGTCCATGGGGTGATGCACTTGGTTACGATCCAACCAAGGAGGTTGAATCTGAAGATGAATCTAGTGATTCTTCTGAAGAAAGTGACTCCgagattgaaaatgaagaggaagataCTAAACCTGCAGCAATTACCAATGAGGATGACGATGAGGATGTGGAGGAATTGGCTGCTCAAAAAGAACTAGAACTAGAAGCTAGTGGTATTGCATACTCTAAGGCCAAGGACGAAGGTTTACATGATGATGTTgcatcaaagaaaaagagaaaggttactgatgaagatgaagaagaaaagaaactaaAAATGATTATGATGAGTAACAAGCAACGCAAGTTAtacaagaagatgaaatattCCAATCAACAGAAAGAAGATAAGATCGAggagttgaagaaaaagaagaagcaactagcaaagaaagaaaagactCTAAAAAAGGtagagaagaaataa